The following coding sequences lie in one Mycobacterium gordonae genomic window:
- a CDS encoding TetR/AcrR family transcriptional regulator encodes MPAEVLSAKGQQTRQSIEQAARKLFAERGFHGTTLADITTAAGKSSAVFYRYFTDKEDLLAALAESFLHDVVEPSGLRVHLPDSPEDDAFFTAVVTGYWSMFKQNIGIMIAVAQLAATQQRFAKVQNEFRRFGMDIVAASVRRAQEQGYGTELNPEHAAAAIALLFENFTTVFVGKPDLGVTITDDDAIALLSRIWKKTLYGD; translated from the coding sequence ATGCCGGCCGAAGTGCTCAGCGCCAAGGGCCAGCAGACCCGCCAGTCCATCGAACAGGCGGCACGCAAGTTGTTCGCCGAGAGGGGCTTTCACGGCACCACCCTGGCTGACATCACTACGGCGGCGGGCAAATCGTCGGCGGTGTTCTACCGGTATTTCACCGACAAGGAGGATCTGCTGGCCGCGCTGGCGGAGTCGTTCCTGCACGACGTCGTCGAACCCTCCGGGCTGAGGGTCCATCTGCCCGACTCGCCCGAGGACGACGCGTTCTTCACCGCCGTCGTCACCGGCTACTGGAGCATGTTCAAGCAGAACATCGGCATCATGATCGCGGTGGCGCAGCTGGCCGCCACCCAGCAGCGGTTCGCCAAGGTCCAGAACGAGTTCCGGCGGTTCGGCATGGATATCGTGGCCGCCTCGGTGCGCCGCGCGCAGGAACAGGGCTACGGAACCGAGCTCAACCCGGAGCATGCGGCGGCGGCCATCGCGCTGCTCTTCGAGAACTTCACCACCGTGTTCGTCGGGAAGCCGGACCTGGGAGTGACGATCACCGACGACGACGCCATCGCGTTGCTGTCACGAATCTG
- a CDS encoding hydroxymethylglutaryl-CoA lyase translates to MSPHVDIREVALRDGLQIEKPIPLSAKLELLAAVAATGVREIEATAFVSPSKVPSMADAAELAAELQHYPDIDFSALVASPNGARRAIAAGLRSIEYVVAASDSFSQANVGRSSSQATEQIGEIVAIAHDAQAAVEVIVATAWDCPFDGPTPPQRVLDIAVAAREQGADRFCIADTIGTATPGRVRSLVSQLHPIIGGLPLGGHFHNTRGAGLASAYAAVTAGVARLDASVGGLGGCPFAPGATGNIATEDLVYLLTDSGFEVDVDLPAAITAAQIARAAVGHDLPSALLRAGDRMRP, encoded by the coding sequence ATGAGCCCCCATGTCGACATCCGCGAGGTAGCGCTGCGCGACGGACTGCAGATCGAGAAGCCGATCCCGTTGTCGGCCAAGCTGGAACTGCTGGCCGCGGTTGCCGCCACCGGGGTGCGCGAAATCGAAGCCACCGCATTCGTGTCGCCGTCGAAGGTGCCGTCGATGGCCGATGCCGCCGAACTGGCCGCCGAACTGCAGCACTACCCGGACATCGACTTCTCCGCGCTGGTGGCCAGCCCGAACGGCGCCAGACGGGCCATCGCCGCGGGGCTGCGGTCGATCGAGTATGTGGTCGCGGCGTCGGACTCCTTCAGCCAGGCCAATGTCGGGCGGTCCAGCTCGCAGGCCACGGAACAGATCGGCGAGATCGTCGCCATTGCGCACGACGCCCAGGCTGCCGTCGAGGTGATCGTCGCCACCGCATGGGACTGCCCGTTCGACGGGCCCACTCCCCCGCAACGGGTGCTCGACATCGCAGTCGCGGCGCGCGAGCAGGGCGCGGACCGGTTCTGCATCGCCGACACCATCGGCACCGCCACCCCCGGTCGAGTCAGGTCGCTTGTTTCCCAATTGCATCCGATCATCGGCGGGCTGCCGCTCGGCGGACACTTCCACAACACCCGGGGCGCCGGACTGGCCAGTGCGTACGCCGCCGTGACGGCCGGCGTCGCCCGGCTGGACGCCTCGGTGGGTGGATTGGGCGGTTGCCCGTTCGCACCGGGGGCGACCGGCAACATCGCCACCGAAGACCTGGTGTATCTGCTGACCGACAGCGGTTTTGAGGTCGACGTGGATCTGCCTGCCGCGATCACCGCCGCGCAGATCGCGAGAGCGGCCGTGGGACATGACCTACCGAGCGCCCTGCTGCGCGCGGGAGACCGGATGCGACCCTGA
- a CDS encoding CaiB/BaiF CoA transferase family protein translates to MTGALQDIRVLELGTLIAGPFVGRLLGDMGADVIKVEPPGAPDPLRTWGQAEVDGHRVFWTVHARNKRAITLDLRKPAGRALFLELVGKSDIVVENFRPGTLEKWNLGYDVLSERNPGIILVRVSGYGQTGPDAHKAGYASVAEAASGLRHLNGFPGGPPPRLALSLGDTLAGMFGAQGALAALYRRSVTGRGQVVDVALTESCLAVQESTIPDYDVGGVVRGPSGTRLEGIAPSNIYQSADGSWVVIAANQDTVFARLCKAMERPELVTDDRFATHGARGRNQDELDAIIGAWAARRQPGEIIETLSTAGVIAGPINTVAEVVNDPQLRARDMLVPHHDERLDRDVLGPGIVPVLSESPGSVRSAGPARPGQHNEDVYTRLLGKTGEEVASLVAEEVI, encoded by the coding sequence GTGACGGGCGCTCTGCAGGATATCCGGGTGCTCGAACTCGGCACCCTGATCGCCGGCCCGTTCGTCGGCCGACTGCTCGGAGACATGGGCGCCGACGTCATCAAGGTGGAACCCCCGGGCGCTCCCGATCCGCTGCGGACCTGGGGGCAGGCCGAGGTGGACGGCCATCGCGTCTTCTGGACCGTACACGCCCGCAACAAACGGGCGATCACCCTCGACCTGCGCAAGCCGGCCGGGCGCGCGTTGTTTCTGGAACTCGTCGGGAAGTCCGACATCGTGGTGGAGAACTTCCGGCCCGGCACGTTGGAGAAGTGGAACCTCGGCTACGACGTGCTGAGCGAACGCAATCCGGGCATCATCCTGGTCCGGGTCTCCGGCTACGGACAGACCGGGCCCGACGCACACAAAGCCGGCTATGCGTCGGTCGCCGAAGCGGCCAGCGGACTGCGGCACCTCAACGGCTTCCCCGGCGGACCGCCACCACGGCTCGCGCTGTCGTTGGGCGACACCCTGGCCGGCATGTTCGGCGCCCAGGGCGCACTTGCGGCGCTCTATCGCCGCAGTGTCACCGGACGGGGGCAGGTGGTGGATGTTGCGCTGACCGAATCCTGTTTGGCGGTACAGGAATCCACCATCCCGGACTACGATGTCGGCGGGGTGGTGCGAGGCCCGTCAGGCACCCGGCTGGAGGGCATCGCGCCGTCGAACATCTATCAAAGCGCCGACGGTTCGTGGGTGGTGATCGCCGCCAACCAGGACACCGTGTTCGCCCGGCTGTGCAAGGCGATGGAACGTCCGGAGCTGGTCACCGACGACCGATTCGCCACCCACGGCGCCCGCGGGCGCAACCAGGACGAACTCGACGCGATCATCGGCGCCTGGGCCGCCCGGCGCCAGCCCGGCGAGATCATCGAAACGCTCTCGACCGCAGGCGTGATCGCCGGCCCGATCAACACCGTCGCCGAGGTGGTCAACGACCCACAGCTGCGGGCCCGCGACATGCTGGTGCCGCACCACGACGAACGACTGGACCGCGACGTCCTGGGTCCGGGTATCGTGCCGGTGCTGTCGGAATCCCCGGGCAGCGTGCGCAGTGCCGGTCCCGCCCGTCCTGGCCAACACAACGAGGACGTCTACACCCGACTGCTGGGCAAGACGGGTGAGGAAGTCGCGTCACTGGTCGCCGAGGAGGTCATATGA
- a CDS encoding alpha/beta hydrolase: MKHDYERIPYLIAFQNNSGVRDVYGGLAEITVLESYLLKPKDRPSDTVLVFMHPIGGGAYLPMINALARAGHHVIYCNSRFRGTDSALLMEKVVEDLGECIKDATNRLGYRKVVLAGWSGGGSLSVFYQQQAQHATITSSPSGDGPDLTKLDLAPADGIMLLAAHISRHGTLTEWLDASILDESDPTRRDPELDLYNPDNPNQPPYTEEFLARYRQAQIDRNRRITAWVRDKLAELKADGRPDDEFCFVVHGTMADPRWLDPTVDPNERTPGTCYLGDPQVVNMSPVGLARFSTLRGWLSQWSYDEARGDGVACGKDLAIPALVIGNLGDDACTPSHTRRLYEAIGHPDKEMHEIPGATHYYAGPDQRDKLRQAVDVITDWLTRHNFVGVE; encoded by the coding sequence ATGAAACACGACTACGAGCGTATCCCGTATCTCATTGCCTTCCAGAACAATTCCGGCGTCCGCGACGTCTACGGCGGACTGGCCGAGATCACGGTGCTGGAAAGCTATCTGCTCAAGCCGAAAGACCGGCCCTCAGATACCGTGCTGGTTTTCATGCACCCGATCGGCGGCGGCGCCTATCTGCCGATGATCAACGCGCTCGCCCGCGCCGGCCACCATGTCATCTACTGCAACAGCCGATTCCGCGGCACCGACTCCGCGTTGCTGATGGAGAAGGTGGTCGAGGACCTCGGCGAATGCATCAAAGACGCCACGAACCGGTTGGGCTACCGCAAGGTGGTGCTGGCCGGCTGGAGCGGGGGCGGCTCGCTGTCGGTGTTCTACCAGCAGCAGGCGCAACACGCGACCATCACGTCCAGCCCGTCCGGCGACGGCCCCGACCTGACCAAGCTCGACCTTGCGCCCGCCGACGGCATCATGTTGCTCGCCGCGCACATCAGCCGGCACGGCACGCTGACCGAGTGGCTGGATGCGTCGATTCTCGACGAATCCGATCCGACCAGGCGCGACCCCGAACTGGATCTGTACAACCCGGACAACCCGAATCAGCCGCCCTACACCGAAGAGTTCCTCGCCCGCTACCGGCAGGCGCAGATCGACCGCAACCGGCGGATCACTGCGTGGGTCCGCGACAAGCTGGCCGAACTGAAAGCCGACGGTCGACCGGATGACGAGTTCTGTTTCGTCGTGCACGGCACCATGGCCGACCCGCGCTGGCTGGATCCCACCGTCGACCCGAACGAACGCACTCCGGGCACCTGTTACCTGGGCGACCCCCAGGTGGTGAACATGAGCCCGGTCGGCCTGGCGCGGTTCTCGACGCTGCGCGGGTGGCTGTCGCAGTGGAGCTATGACGAGGCCCGGGGCGACGGCGTAGCGTGCGGGAAGGACCTCGCGATCCCGGCCCTGGTGATCGGTAACCTGGGCGACGACGCATGCACACCCAGCCACACCCGTCGGCTCTACGAGGCGATCGGGCACCCGGACAAGGAGATGCACGAAATCCCCGGCGCGACACACTATTACGCAGGACCCGACCAGCGCGACAAGCTGCGGCAGGCGGTCGACGTCATCACCGACTGGCTGACCAGGCACAACTTCGTGGGGGTTGAGTGA
- a CDS encoding homogentisate 1,2-dioxygenase, whose translation MESFVHLRKGRTPRRVHADLDGLKDDEMGRGGFTGRTANIYRRHDPTAYRAVGPLRPVDVLADQLKPSDATDANGGPLLMFSNADCRVYLSRRHEVMPFYTRHVDGDLLCFVHNGAGLLETEFGPLRYRQGDWIYLPKATTWRQIPDGETTLLMIEATDEFRAPPAGPLGRHFPFDPSQAVIPEPEPIEDDGRAEYEVRLVHEGGPTTLYYQHNPIDVEGWRGDNFAFTFNIADYNVITSDSVHLPPTVHLFMQATGVYVMNFLPKPAESVPGTERTPWYHRNVDYDEIAFFHGGSLYGIPMPPGLISHAPQGVHHGAPEKARERARRKFDQYASVDWQVIAIDTRRRLIPSAEVLAHDLGQH comes from the coding sequence ATGGAATCGTTCGTCCACCTGCGCAAAGGCAGGACCCCGCGGCGGGTGCACGCCGACCTCGACGGCCTCAAAGACGACGAAATGGGCCGCGGCGGATTCACCGGGCGCACCGCCAACATCTACCGCCGCCACGACCCCACCGCCTACCGTGCGGTCGGTCCGCTGCGCCCGGTCGACGTGCTGGCTGATCAGCTCAAGCCGAGCGATGCCACCGATGCCAACGGCGGGCCGCTACTGATGTTCAGTAACGCCGACTGCCGGGTGTATCTGAGCCGGCGTCACGAGGTGATGCCCTTTTACACCCGCCACGTCGACGGCGACCTGCTGTGCTTTGTGCACAACGGTGCCGGCCTACTGGAAACGGAGTTCGGGCCGTTGCGCTACCGACAGGGTGACTGGATCTACCTCCCGAAAGCCACCACCTGGCGCCAGATCCCCGACGGCGAAACCACTCTGCTGATGATCGAGGCCACCGACGAGTTCCGGGCTCCCCCGGCCGGACCATTGGGACGGCACTTCCCCTTCGATCCGTCGCAGGCGGTCATTCCCGAACCTGAGCCCATCGAGGACGACGGCCGTGCCGAATACGAAGTCCGCCTGGTCCATGAGGGTGGCCCGACAACGCTTTACTATCAGCACAATCCGATCGACGTCGAAGGCTGGCGCGGCGACAACTTCGCGTTCACCTTCAACATTGCCGATTACAACGTCATCACCTCCGACAGCGTGCATCTGCCGCCAACCGTCCATCTGTTCATGCAGGCGACCGGCGTGTACGTGATGAACTTCCTGCCCAAACCGGCGGAAAGCGTGCCGGGCACCGAACGCACGCCGTGGTATCACCGCAACGTCGACTATGACGAGATCGCGTTCTTCCACGGCGGCTCGCTGTACGGCATCCCGATGCCGCCGGGCCTGATATCTCATGCGCCGCAGGGGGTTCACCACGGCGCACCGGAGAAGGCACGCGAACGCGCCCGGCGCAAGTTCGACCAGTATGCCAGCGTCGACTGGCAGGTGATCGCCATCGACACTCGCCGCCGGCTGATACCGTCCGCCGAGGTGCTGGCCCACGACCTGGGCCAGCACTGA
- a CDS encoding NADPH:quinone oxidoreductase family protein, translating into MRAARVTRLDGPEAIEVTDIDEPTGDGVVVDVHAAGVAFPDALLTRGLYQYRPDPPFTLGAEIAGVVRSAPEGAHVQAGDRVLGLTMLTGGMAEVALLAPDRLFTLPDNLSFEAGAGVLFNDLTVYFALAVRGRLQPGETVLVHGAAGGIGTSALRLAPALGAARVIAVVSSEEKGRIATAAGATDVVLADGFKETVKELTGGRGVDIVVDPVGGDRFTDSLRSLAPAGRLLVIGFTGGEIPTVKVNRLLLNNIDVVGVGWGAWAGRHPGALQEQWAALEELFNSGKLAAPEPEVFPLQEAAAAVASLENRSAKGKVVLRVR; encoded by the coding sequence ATGCGCGCAGCACGGGTGACCCGGCTTGACGGTCCGGAAGCGATCGAGGTGACGGACATCGACGAACCTACCGGTGACGGTGTGGTGGTCGACGTGCACGCGGCCGGGGTGGCCTTCCCCGATGCGCTGCTCACCCGCGGGCTGTACCAGTACCGGCCCGATCCGCCGTTCACACTGGGGGCGGAGATCGCCGGAGTGGTGCGGTCTGCCCCCGAGGGCGCGCACGTCCAGGCGGGAGACCGGGTGCTGGGTCTGACGATGTTGACCGGCGGCATGGCCGAGGTCGCGCTGCTGGCGCCGGACCGGCTTTTCACGCTGCCCGACAACCTCAGCTTCGAAGCCGGCGCCGGAGTGCTGTTCAACGACTTGACGGTGTACTTCGCGCTGGCCGTCCGCGGCCGGCTGCAGCCCGGGGAGACGGTGCTGGTGCACGGCGCCGCCGGCGGCATCGGCACGTCGGCCTTGCGGCTGGCCCCGGCACTGGGCGCAGCACGGGTGATCGCCGTGGTGAGTTCCGAGGAGAAGGGCCGGATCGCGACGGCCGCCGGTGCCACCGACGTGGTGCTGGCCGACGGGTTCAAGGAAACGGTCAAGGAATTGACCGGCGGTCGCGGCGTGGACATCGTGGTGGACCCCGTCGGCGGCGACCGGTTCACCGATTCACTGCGTTCCCTGGCTCCCGCTGGACGATTGCTGGTCATCGGTTTCACCGGTGGCGAGATCCCGACGGTCAAGGTAAATCGGCTGCTGTTGAACAACATTGACGTGGTCGGCGTTGGGTGGGGCGCGTGGGCCGGCCGCCACCCCGGCGCGCTGCAAGAGCAGTGGGCAGCGCTCGAGGAACTGTTCAACTCGGGCAAGCTCGCTGCTCCGGAACCGGAAGTATTTCCGCTGCAAGAGGCGGCGGCAGCGGTGGCGTCGCTGGAAAACCGAAGCGCCAAGGGCAAAGTCGTGCTGCGGGTGCGCTAG
- a CDS encoding acyl-CoA dehydrogenase family protein, with protein MAINLELPGKLQAVVTKTHQGVAELVRPIARKYDLREHDYPVELDTLISMFEGASESYSFAGAAELRGSDKKEDNHNGANMAALVQTLEASWGDVAMMLSIPYQGLGNAAISAVATEEQLERLGKVWAAMAITEPGFGSDSAAVSTTAKLDGDEYVINGEKIYVTAGSRATHIVVWATLDKSKGRAAIKSFIVPREHPGVTVERLEHKLGIKGSDTAAIRFDNARIPKENLLGNPEIEVGKGFSGVMETFDNTRPIVAAMAVGIGRAALEEIRKILTDAGVEIDYDRPAHVQSAAAAEFLRMESDWEAAYLLSLRAAWQADNSIPNSKEASMSKAKAGRMASDVTLKTVELAGTTGYSEQLLLEKWGRDSKILDIFEGTQQIQQLVVARRLLGLSSAELK; from the coding sequence ATGGCAATCAATCTCGAGTTACCCGGCAAGCTGCAGGCGGTAGTCACCAAGACCCATCAGGGCGTCGCCGAGTTGGTGCGGCCGATCGCCCGCAAGTACGACCTGAGAGAACACGACTACCCGGTCGAACTCGACACCCTGATCAGCATGTTCGAGGGTGCATCCGAGTCGTACAGTTTCGCGGGCGCCGCCGAGCTGCGCGGCAGCGACAAGAAGGAAGACAACCACAACGGCGCCAACATGGCCGCCCTCGTGCAAACCCTCGAGGCCAGCTGGGGTGACGTGGCGATGATGCTGTCCATCCCCTATCAGGGACTCGGCAACGCCGCCATCTCCGCGGTGGCCACCGAGGAGCAACTCGAGCGCCTGGGCAAGGTGTGGGCGGCCATGGCGATCACCGAGCCGGGCTTCGGCTCGGACTCGGCGGCGGTGTCCACCACGGCGAAGCTGGACGGCGACGAATATGTGATCAACGGCGAAAAGATCTATGTCACAGCCGGTTCGCGTGCCACCCACATCGTGGTGTGGGCCACGCTGGACAAGTCGAAGGGCCGCGCGGCGATCAAATCCTTCATCGTGCCGCGGGAACACCCCGGCGTCACCGTCGAACGGCTGGAACACAAGCTGGGCATTAAGGGCTCCGATACCGCCGCCATTCGCTTCGACAACGCGCGGATCCCGAAGGAGAATCTGCTCGGCAACCCGGAAATCGAAGTCGGCAAAGGCTTCTCGGGTGTGATGGAGACGTTCGACAACACCCGGCCGATCGTCGCTGCGATGGCCGTCGGCATCGGGCGCGCCGCTCTGGAGGAAATCCGCAAGATCCTCACCGACGCCGGCGTCGAGATCGACTACGACCGCCCCGCCCACGTCCAGAGCGCCGCAGCGGCGGAGTTCCTGCGGATGGAATCGGACTGGGAGGCCGCGTACCTGTTGTCGTTGCGCGCGGCATGGCAGGCCGACAACAGCATCCCCAACTCCAAAGAAGCGTCGATGAGCAAGGCCAAGGCCGGCCGGATGGCCAGCGACGTCACCCTCAAAACGGTCGAATTGGCCGGCACCACCGGGTATTCCGAGCAGCTGCTGCTGGAGAAGTGGGGCCGCGACTCCAAGATCCTGGACATCTTCGAAGGCACTCAGCAGATTCAGCAGCTGGTGGTGGCCCGCCGGCTGCTGGGCCTGTCGTCGGCCGAACTCAAGTGA
- a CDS encoding acyl-CoA dehydrogenase family protein → MTDTLPASGAHSKKRRDPQTTIGMKPHKRTGVDIAIALLTPLVGQDFLDKYKLRDPLNRTLRYGTKQVFSTTAAAGRQFKRVQSLRGTPTRLKSSGKNYFDLTPDEDQKLIVETVGEFAAEILRPAAHDADEAVTYPPGLIAKAAELGITAINIPEDFDGIAEHRSAVTNVLVAEALAYGDMGQALPILAPGGVAAALTHWGSADQQATYLREFAGESVPQACVAIAEPHPLFDPTRLRTTAVRTPSGYRLDGVKSLVPAAADAELFIVAAQLNGKPALFIVESSAQGLTIKADPSMGIRAAALGQVELKGVSVPLNARLGEDEATDHDYSEAIALARLGWAALAVGTSHAVLDYVVPYVKEREAFGEPIARRQAVAFMCANIAIELDGLRLITWRGASRAEQGLPFAREAALAKRFASDKGMQIGLDGVQLLGGHGFTKEHPVERWYRDLRAIGVAEGVLVI, encoded by the coding sequence ATGACCGACACCCTTCCCGCTTCCGGCGCCCACTCCAAGAAGCGGCGTGACCCTCAGACCACCATCGGGATGAAGCCACACAAGCGCACCGGCGTCGACATCGCCATTGCATTGCTGACGCCGCTTGTCGGCCAGGACTTCCTGGACAAGTACAAACTGCGCGACCCGCTCAACCGCACGCTGCGCTACGGCACCAAGCAGGTGTTCTCCACCACCGCCGCCGCCGGCCGGCAGTTCAAGCGAGTGCAGAGCCTGCGCGGCACGCCCACCCGGCTGAAGTCGAGCGGCAAGAACTACTTCGACCTCACGCCCGACGAGGACCAGAAGCTGATCGTCGAAACCGTCGGGGAATTCGCCGCGGAGATCCTGCGTCCGGCCGCCCACGACGCCGACGAGGCCGTGACCTACCCGCCCGGCCTGATCGCCAAGGCGGCCGAGTTGGGCATCACCGCGATCAACATCCCCGAAGACTTCGACGGGATCGCCGAGCACCGCTCCGCGGTGACCAACGTGCTGGTGGCCGAGGCGCTGGCGTACGGCGACATGGGCCAAGCGCTGCCCATCCTGGCGCCCGGCGGCGTGGCGGCCGCGCTGACCCACTGGGGCAGTGCCGATCAGCAAGCCACCTACCTGCGCGAGTTTGCCGGCGAGAGTGTCCCGCAGGCGTGCGTGGCGATCGCCGAACCGCACCCGCTGTTCGACCCGACCCGGCTGCGGACCACCGCAGTGCGCACCCCGTCCGGCTACCGCCTCGACGGCGTGAAGTCGCTGGTGCCCGCCGCGGCCGACGCCGAACTGTTCATCGTCGCCGCACAGCTCAACGGCAAGCCGGCGCTGTTCATCGTCGAATCCTCCGCCCAGGGCCTGACCATCAAGGCGGACCCGAGCATGGGGATCCGGGCGGCAGCGCTGGGACAGGTTGAACTGAAGGGTGTTTCGGTGCCCTTGAACGCGCGGCTGGGTGAAGACGAGGCCACCGACCATGACTACTCCGAGGCGATCGCCCTGGCGCGGCTGGGCTGGGCAGCTCTTGCGGTGGGCACCTCGCACGCGGTGCTCGACTACGTCGTCCCCTACGTCAAGGAACGGGAAGCCTTCGGCGAGCCGATCGCCCGTCGCCAGGCCGTCGCGTTCATGTGCGCCAACATCGCCATCGAACTGGACGGTTTGCGGCTGATCACCTGGCGCGGCGCGTCTCGCGCCGAACAGGGTCTGCCGTTCGCCCGAGAGGCCGCGCTGGCCAAGCGATTCGCTTCCGACAAGGGCATGCAGATCGGCCTGGACGGCGTGCAGTTGCTCGGCGGCCACGGATTCACCAAGGAACACCCGGTCGAGCGTTGGTACCGCGACCTGCGGGCCATCGGCGTGGCCGAGGGCGTCTTAGTGATCTAA
- the hisN gene encoding histidinol-phosphatase: protein MEQTDLEFALGLADQADEVTRARFGALDLRVDTKPDLTPVTDADQAVESQLRKAIAGGRPGDDVLGEEFGGTTSWHGRQWIIDPIDGTKNFVRGVPVWASLIALLEDGVPVLGVVSAPALHRRWWAARGQGAFTSVAGAPPRRLSVSAVAQLDSASLSFSSLTGWADIGLRGHFIDLTDTVWRVRAYGDFLSYCLLAEGAVDIAAEPEVSVWDLAALDILVHEAGGRFTGLDGTAGPHGGSAVATNGLLHDEVLDRLRPAVN, encoded by the coding sequence ATGGAGCAGACCGATCTGGAGTTCGCGCTGGGGCTGGCCGACCAGGCGGACGAGGTGACCCGCGCTCGGTTCGGTGCACTCGACCTGCGCGTCGACACCAAACCCGATCTGACTCCGGTGACCGACGCGGATCAGGCGGTTGAATCGCAGCTGCGCAAGGCGATCGCGGGCGGGCGGCCCGGCGACGATGTGCTGGGCGAGGAGTTCGGCGGCACCACCAGCTGGCACGGACGGCAGTGGATCATCGATCCGATCGACGGCACCAAGAACTTTGTTCGCGGAGTCCCGGTGTGGGCCAGTCTGATCGCGCTGCTCGAGGACGGCGTCCCGGTGCTGGGGGTGGTGAGCGCGCCGGCCCTGCACCGACGGTGGTGGGCGGCGCGAGGGCAGGGCGCGTTCACGTCGGTGGCCGGTGCACCACCGCGGCGGTTGTCGGTTTCTGCTGTGGCACAACTAGATTCGGCGAGCCTGTCGTTCTCCAGCTTGACCGGCTGGGCGGACATCGGGTTGCGCGGGCACTTCATCGATCTGACCGACACCGTCTGGCGGGTGCGTGCCTACGGCGACTTTCTGTCCTACTGCCTGCTCGCCGAGGGCGCGGTGGACATCGCCGCCGAACCCGAGGTTTCGGTCTGGGATCTCGCCGCGCTCGACATCCTGGTGCACGAGGCGGGCGGGCGGTTCACCGGCCTGGACGGCACCGCTGGTCCGCACGGCGGCAGCGCGGTGGCGACCAACGGACTACTCCATGACGAGGTGCTGGACCGGCTGCGCCCTGCTGTGAACTAG
- a CDS encoding PPE family protein, with product MGFAFLPPEVNSGRMYSGPGSGSLLAAAESWDALTAELDTAAQTCHAVLSTLTALHWHGPASAAMTAAAAPYLGWLQSTADQTRQTALQARAAAAAYELAHAMTVPPPAVAANRVQLAVLIATNFFGQNTAAIAATEAQYTEYWAQDAAAMYGYAASSAAASELTPFTSPRSTAAADPSLRALYTALDPSSLFYLDVTVFDEIRVVGTAIGCTAKIDLTACGVIGAENNLGVLPAVGTTAAASAPQVSASAARGGAALGQVTATLSRAGRIGSMSVPISWAGAPTTPLRGALPSFAVTAEPAGNGLGVPGVPGMRVSRPSIVVPRYGRRLKVMWPSPAVG from the coding sequence ATCGGATTCGCTTTCCTGCCGCCGGAGGTGAACTCCGGCCGGATGTACAGCGGCCCTGGATCGGGGTCGCTGTTGGCGGCCGCGGAGAGTTGGGACGCGCTGACCGCCGAACTGGACACCGCGGCCCAAACCTGTCACGCGGTGCTTTCCACCCTCACCGCGTTGCACTGGCACGGGCCGGCGTCGGCGGCGATGACCGCGGCCGCCGCCCCCTACCTCGGCTGGCTGCAGAGCACTGCGGACCAGACACGACAGACGGCCCTGCAAGCCAGGGCCGCGGCGGCCGCTTACGAGCTGGCGCATGCGATGACGGTGCCCCCACCGGCCGTCGCGGCCAACCGTGTACAGCTCGCCGTGCTGATCGCCACCAACTTCTTCGGCCAGAACACCGCGGCGATCGCCGCCACCGAAGCGCAATACACCGAATACTGGGCGCAGGACGCCGCCGCGATGTACGGCTACGCGGCCAGTTCCGCCGCGGCATCGGAGCTCACCCCGTTCACCTCGCCACGCTCAACAGCCGCCGCCGACCCGTCGCTGCGGGCGCTGTATACCGCGCTCGACCCGTCGTCGCTGTTCTATCTCGATGTCACTGTGTTCGACGAGATCCGGGTCGTCGGTACCGCGATCGGCTGCACCGCCAAAATCGATCTGACCGCTTGCGGAGTGATCGGAGCCGAGAACAACCTGGGCGTATTGCCGGCCGTGGGAACGACCGCCGCAGCTTCGGCGCCCCAGGTGAGCGCGTCGGCGGCACGGGGTGGCGCCGCGCTAGGTCAGGTGACCGCGACGCTGTCGCGAGCCGGCCGGATAGGCTCAATGTCGGTGCCGATCAGCTGGGCCGGTGCGCCCACGACGCCGTTGCGAGGCGCGCTGCCCAGCTTCGCCGTGACCGCTGAACCAGCCGGGAACGGGCTGGGCGTGCCAGGGGTGCCGGGTATGAGGGTCTCGCGGCCCTCGATCGTCGTGCCGCGGTACGGACGGCGGCTGAAGGTGATGTGGCCGTCACCCGCGGTCGGTTGA